A window of the Gossypium arboreum isolate Shixiya-1 chromosome 2, ASM2569848v2, whole genome shotgun sequence genome harbors these coding sequences:
- the LOC108462815 gene encoding probable sphingolipid transporter spinster homolog 2: MASLSSTPSMEEEKEGSVSVQQSNPQSQHIAASSSTMDLPSNPSWFTPKRLLFIFCVVNMINYLDRGTIASNGVNGKKRTCDDKGICKSGSGIQGDFDLTNFQDGLLSSAFMVGLLVSSPVFASLAKSHNPFRLIGVGLSVFTLATAGCGAAPSFWFIAICRMLVGVGEASFISLAAPFIDDNAPVSQKTAWLAVFYMCIPTGIALGYVYGGLVGEHLNWRYAFWGEALLMFPFAVFGFVVKPLQLKGFSSVESKKALTPMETVSTVTDDSDASKVKGPILVGGDGISADELNKTSKSLDIHNILNRLSQFGKDMKVLLVDKVYVVNVLGYVAYTFVLGAYGYWGPKAGYNIYHMKSADMLFGGITVVCGIFGTIAGGFILDRMSATINHAFILLSGATFLGAISCFSAFCLRNLYGFLVLFAVGELLLFAAQAPVNFVCLHCVKPSLRPLAMAMSTVSIHIFGDVPSSPLFGVVQDHINNWRTTTLMLTSIFFLAAGFWFIGIFLPSVDKSNDENETQVSPNPMVDTKTLPDGNGDKGPAEVQGSNFRPPC, translated from the exons ATGGCGTCACTATCTTCAACTCCTTCAATGGAAGAGGAAAAAGAAGGCTCAGTCTCAGTTCAACAATCAAACCCTCAATCACAACACATTGCTGCTTCTTCCTCCACCATGGATCTTCCTTCTAATCCTTCTTGGTTCACACCCAAACG GTTATTGTTTATATTTTGTGTGGTTAATATGATAAACTATTTGGATCGAGGAACCATAGCTAGCAATGGTGTTAATGGGAAGAAAAGGACTTGTGATGACAAGGGAATTTGCAAATCTGGTAGTGGAATTCA GGGAGATTTTGATTTGACTAATTTTCAAGACGGTCTCTTATCGTCTGCATTCATGGTTGGACTTCTTGTTTCATCCCCGGTATTTGCTTCCTTAGCAAAGAG CCACAACCCTTTTAGGCTTATCGGAGTTGGATTATCTGTTTTTACCTTGGCTACTGCCGGATGTGGTGCTGCACCTTCCTTTTGGTTTATTGCAATATGCCGCAT GCTGGTTGGTGTTGGGGAAGCTTCTTTCATAAGTCTTGCAGCTCCGTTTATTGACGATAACGCTCCCGTTTCTCAG AAAACAGCCTGGCTTGCAGTGTTTTATATGTGCATACCTACTGGAATTGCTCTTGGATATGTTTATGGCGGATTA GTCGGGGAACATCTTAACTGGCGCTATGCATTCTGGGGAGAGGCATTGTTAATGTTTCCATTTGCTGTTTTTGGTTTTGTAGTGAAACCATTGCAGTTGAAAG GTTTTTCTTCGGTTGAATCCAAAAAAGCATTGACACCTATGGAGACAGTTTCTACTGTAACTGATG ATTCGGATGCATCAAAAGTAAAAGGCCCTATTTTGGTTGGAGGTGATGGTATCAGTGCTGATGAATTGAATAAAACTTCCAA GTCACTAGACATACACAACATTTTGAACCGGTTATCTCAGTTTGGGAAAGATATGAAAGTGCTTTTGGTGGACAAAGTTTATGTTGTAAATGTTTTAG GTTATGTAGCATACACCTTTGTCCTTGGAGCATATGGGTATTGGGGGCCAAAGGCTGGTTACAATATTTATCATATG AAGAGTGCAGATATGTTGTTTGGAGGGATTACAGTTGTTTGTGGGATCTTCGGAACAATAGCCGGTGGCTTCATCCTAGATCGCATGAGTGCTACGATAAATCATGCTTTTATC CTTCTTTCAGGTGCGACATTTCTGGGTGCAATATCTTGCTTTTCTGCTTTTTGTCTCAGGAATTTGTATGGTTTCCTGGTACTCTTTGCAGTCGGTGAATTACTTCTTTTTGCTGCACAG GCTCCAGTCAATTTTGTGTGTCTTCATTGTGTCAAACCGAGTTTGAGACCATTAGCTATGGCCATGTCTACTGTCTCGATTCACATATTCGGTGACGTGCCATCCTCCCCACTTTTTGGGGTTGTCCAG GATCATATTAACAATTGGAGGACAACTACACTTATGCTCACCTCGATCTTCTTCCTTGCTGCCGGATTCTGGTTTATAG